The window TAAATTAAATATCAAAATATAATGTGAATATACATATAGTTTTGATAGTATATTTGTTCAAAAATGTGAATTCTTATACACACACACATATATAATTTGTCCAAGAAAAATATTTATATATATAATTCGTCCAATATATAGTTTATATAATTTTAACCAGTAAAAAAATATTTAAATTGATAAGCTAAGTCTAGAACTAAATTTAGATTAACAAAGATGGAAGGAAATCTTAATAAATTTACGATTTTAATAAATTTATTGTATAAAAGCTTAATTTGGTATGATTATTAACTAGAGATCATTACTAATAAATTAAATTTGGTATATACTCATGTCCATATTAAGAGGATAAGAAATTATTCCATATTAGTATGTAGCAAACATAATTAATTGTTGGGGTTAAGATTGTCTTTGTACTTAATAATAACATGACATGATTTTTTTAATTAATGATGTGTCTAGGTGATATGACATGCCACATAAGATTAAAGTCATAAATCTTAGGCCTTATTAACGAGGAGCAAACACTCGGAAGTAATCTTTGGGGGGTGTATTCAATCCAGACTTAAAGATTTTGGCTGATTTCTAATAATCCACAGATTCTCTAACTCTATGGATTGTTATAATTCCATATGGAGTTTGACAGATTTTAATATATTGATTTATTAGTATTCATTTAGACTTTTATAAGTCCATGGATTGTTGTAACCGCAATAAATATAAGAAAAAGTTCCTCAAAACACAAACAATAGAGTAAAAACGATGATGACTCTTACACAATGGTATAGGTTACTAGTATCACATCATACAAAGACCTGTATCAAATCCAATTCCTCTGTTTGGGATCAACTCCCCTATAATTGAATATTCAAGGAACAATTTTCCCAACATAAGTTCTTCATACTCAGAAAAATAGATTTTCATCACCATCTAAAAGCTGTCTAGCATTCTTAACCAGATGCAGACCCATAATTCTTCCCGCACATAATTAGCAGCAACTTGTCACAACCAGAAATTAAAGAATACCAACACCAGCACTGGCATGGAGGACGTTCTCATCAGCACCCTTGAACAAGGACGTTCTCATCAGCACCCTTGAACAAGGACTTGGCACCCTCATTATTCAAGATCTGAGTGAAGGCTTCAAAACTCTTGTACTTGACGGCTTCACCAGAGGTCATTATCTATGAACAGTGTCAATTGGGTAGGAAGATAGACCAGGAACCTTTTCTGATGACCTAGAAGAAGTACTACAAGCCAAAACCAAAACAATGAATTTCAAAAACGAAATGATGTCAGCTGGATACTCTAAAACACGAGTGAGGAATACCTACAAGCCATAAGAATCTAGTCTCGGACAAGTAAAGCAAATATAAATACAACTTACGCCAACACACTGAAGTTGCATATATCCTTGAAATCAAACAACCAATATAGGATAAATAGAATTTGCAAGCACATAAAGTATAAAGAATACTACAGGCCTTATGATATAAGTGTCACTACAATGCAAAATAAGAGTTCAAAAATGAATGATCCAGTGATCCATGAGTAACCACACTAACACTTGAGTAATACAGGCCTCAACACTTTTCTAACTAAAATAACCATTTTAAACGGAGTATAATGGTATTCAGAATTTCAGATATGGTACAAGAGTAGCATATAAGGAAATCGCAAATTGTACAAAAGTATTCAAAACTGCTCATCTACGTTACTAGCTACACAGGTTTGTCTTTCTCAAGTTCAGACCATGGGCGGATACACATGAAGGGCTATATAGGCTCAAGCCTAGACAGTTTTTTTGGCCAAAAATCCTCAAGTATAGGTATATGTATTTACATCCCATAACCCAAACAAGAGTGAGAAGAAACATTTAGTTCCCCATCTTTGGCCATGATAGTCTTCTAAATCTAATAAGAGATTAGTTCCCTACCTTGTAGTCTTGTAAATATATCGTTTGAAATCTTGAGTTTTTAAACCTCTGCATATTTATTTGTCCATAAAGAAATTCAAAAATGATATTCAATGAAAATATAAGACCCAAATAGAAACAGATCATGTGTCAAGTCCACACAAGATATCTAGAGTTTCTTGATGATATGATGATTCTATACATCGTAAAAAATTGTCAATAACATTGATAATGAATTTGTGATTGATGAGTTTGAAATGAGTGGATCTTATAAGATACGTTATACTTAATTTCCTCATCTCCTGGAGGTTTCAAACCTAAAATTAAAAATTAAAAATTAAAAATTTATATGCCCTTGTAAAAATAGCCTAGACAACTCTCACATCCTGGATCCGCCACTGGTTCAGACTGTCTTAGCATATTGGAAATCATATGTCATCATTCTGAGAGAAATTTGTACAGCCTCCTCAATCTCAAGCTAACTAGCTCTTATAATCAATGCACCAGTTATGCGCCTTACTTCTCTTCTCTCTTTTTTTTTTCCCCCCTTTACAAAACTTGATGTTTGGCCGTCAACCATGAAACTGTTTCCAGGAAAGATAATGTACTGCAATCATCTACTTGTTCGTGCAAACCATTGAGTTCAGACTTCAGATACATCATGTGGAATGTGATATTTTGTGATAGATCTTTCCCTAACTTATTAATTCTATTAGTCAAAACATTGTTAAAATCATAAACCAGCAGCTTTCAATGTCTTCCTGTAGACATCAACCTTAGTTTCAAATTCTAGCTTGATTTAATTAAGTACACAATCAACCTAAGCAAGGAGGTTCGACAAGATGTTTCTGAAACAAATGCGACATACAATACCAGCAAGAACCCAGCAAGAAATATGAGATCAAGATTCAAATACGAAGAGAGAAGAGAAACAAAGAGCAGGATTGATACCTTTCGAGTGAAATGGATCAGTGGCGAGAACGATGGTATCGAAAGTGAGTCGTTTGAATCGTTCACGGCGGCCTATTTTTTCGTTTTCGGCGAAGGCGCCGCCGCCACTGTAGAGCTTCGACTCGGAAGAACATCGCTCGGAGCCTCATCGAGCTTTCGACTTCGAAGAACAACCTACCGTCAGACTATCAAAATCTCGTGGGAGGAGGCCGGATTTCTCAATGGAGTTTGTATTTATACCTAGCCCTCTAAAATCCATCAGAATCCAACAATTGATGGAATCCTTGAGAATCTACAAATACCGTCGTATTTTGATGAATATTTTAAAATCTGAATCGAATACATCAAGATTTACAAGGACTTTTTAAAATCCTGATTGAATACCCACTTTGAGATTCCAAAAAAATCCAACAGACTCCTAATTGAATACACCCCCCTTGTTTTCTTTTTATCATTAGGATAATTCCAATACTCTGCTAATTTGCAATTTCTTTGCTCCAGTCAGTGATACTAATTTTTACATGAAAATAAAGGTAGACCTGGTTATTGCAAGATTGAGTAAAGCTGTGATCCCATCCGGTTCACATACTTTGAAGAGCTGGTTTGTAAGAATTCAAATATGTATGTCCTGTTGGCTCAAATCGTTCCATATCAATGTCATTGTTTGCTCCAACTCCAACTTCAACTGCGGAGCTCAATGTACTACTATACTCTCCTAAGAAGATGACGTTTATGATCTTCATCAACATTAACGTGATTACTGGCTAAACGCCACAAATATGTGTATGAGGAGCTGGATCGGATGTGATCAATCCTCCTCATCCGATCCACCTCATCATCCTCCATGTACTACAAGTTCTCCTTCCTCGTCAAATCTCGAGTCATTTTGATGCTGTTGTGCCAGCAGCTTCGATTAGTGTTTCTTCATCTCATTCTCACTGCGGCCTTCCTGCTATAGATTAATCAAGGACCATGCACGTACGTACACACAAAGGCTGCTTCAATTCGCGGTAGGGTGTTTCTAATAGGATCGATTCCATCCCAGCAGTCAAACTCGTGCTCATTCTCAAGCTTTAACAGTGTTGTTGTAACCGAAAGAAATAAAAGAGGCTTCAATGTAAACCCTAAACAAATCAAAATCAAAATATCTATGTTGTGTGCGCTTCAATGCGGGGAAGGGCTAGCTTCAACTGTGCTAGCTAGAAGACTCCATTTTTATGTGTTTGGCCAAATTGAGTAACCAAGGAATAGTCCTTTTCATAATACAGCGACAAACATATTATTGCATAATGATTCATCACGGTTTTGATTTATTAACCTTTTTAGTTGGTGATTGATCGAGTACTGTCAAAATGTAATTCTTAAAAACGAGTTACCTGAATGCATTTGCATCTCGAAAACGTGGGAAAATTGGATGGTTCCCTAGCGTACGTCCCATCTTTTGATATTACTCAATTGTAAGGATTTGTCTGCTATACCGAATAAGGCTATACCTATCATTAAAGGATGAGGGTATACCTTTAATGAGGGGTTTCAGCAGTGGGGGTCCAGCATGGGTGATTGGTTTCAAAATTGGTCAGCAGGCATAGCATACCCTCACGTATAGCAGAATTTTCCCAATTGTAAAGCCATGACATATATATGATCGATCGGAACCAGTATAATTGTGTGTATAAATAATTAAATAGCTACCATAATTTATTTATTTTCGAAGAAGAGTATAAAGAGTTACCATTTTGTTTTGTTCTGAGGCAGAGAAACAGCTACTAATTTGTTGAGCGTTTTATTAATAGTCGAATATGACAATGAGACGTCACTGACATGCGGCCTTGTAGAATTCAGATCGAAACTAATAGATGATGAAGAACAATTTCAAAGAACCAAGTAGCCTATGCCCTAAGGAAGACAACTCTCGGCGGCGGCGGTGGCGGCGACCAGGCTACGACCGCCTTCCCAGTTATTTGGCAGCTCATGATTGGTGGTGCTGCAACCCCCAACGTCCACATTCATAGGACTCTCCGATTCACAAAGCTTTGGAAAGTCTGTTTGGAGAAATTCAGATATATCTAACTGGCCTTCATTTAGATCCATTATGAAATCATTCCACATCACGTCATCGCTCAGGTCATCTCCAGCTAGCTCTATATCAGTCTTTTTTGCTTCAGCTTCAACAGTGGGGCCGCCAGGGAATAATGTAGTATTATTGGCAGTGCAGGTAGTAGTAGAGGTACTTCCAAGATGATAACGCTGAATATCTTCTTCCCTAACACTGTGATTGGTAAAGCAGTACAAGCTAGTTGGTTTGATCATCCCTCCTCCTCCTCCAACCCCTCCATTATTTGTGGTCGAATGTGGTTCGTCCTTCTCTGGTTCGTCCTCCTCGGCCGCGCCGCCACTGCGCCTGGGGGATAAGGAGTTCTCCTTGGTCTCATTCGAGTGATTTTGTTGTTGTAGCTTCCTCCTTAGGGTGGAATTCCAGTAGTTTTTTATCTCATTGTCAGTTCGGCCCGGTATTCTTCCGGCTATCAGTGACCATCTATATATACGTACACAGCAAGTTTATTACGAGTTCAATTATATTATGTTCAAGTACGAGTAACTGAACAAAAATGACAATGTAGACTATTAATGATCAGGAAATTAACATATAAATTGACATTAACAAATGTGTGTAATAGAAGAAGATAGTATTGAGGTCTACCTGTTGCCTAAAAGTTTGTGGAGCCTGATGATGAGCTCCTCTTCATCTTCTGCAATGTTGCCTCTCTTAATACCGGGCCTCAGATAATTCAACCACCTAAGTCTCACACTCTTCCCACATCTTCTCAGACCTGCAGGAAACCACTCACAGTAGAATCCATTAATATATACTCGACCACTCATATATATTCATCTCTAATTCTGACATCCATGCATGCACTACTCAGGATTATACGTACGTATTAGGGTATTTTAATTAAAGAACTTGATCTTAAGATCTCTTACACACACAAAACTTGCCTGTTTCTCTTGAAATTTTTCCCCATTTGCCTTCACCGTGCTTTTTGACGTAGTCTATCAGAATCTGGTCTTCTCGGGCTGTCCACACTCCTTTCTTCATGTCCTCCTTTTCGAATCGAGAGCTTCTTCCCATTTTCTGACAACTCTCTCTCTCTCTCTCTCTCTCTCTCTTNTATATATGTCGCTCTCTCTCTCTCTCTCTCTCTCTCTCTCTCTCTCTCTGTTTCAAAAATACTGTGAAGTAAGTTTAATCTGGAGCCTGGAGGGGAAAGATATTGATGCAACTAGAAATCATGCATGCACTGAGTTTGATGGTCCAGAGAAATTGATGAATTTCAAGAGGTATCGTTTTCAGAGATTTAATTATGAATCAGTACGTACCAATACACCACAACCCTTTCTGGCTACGTCTTTACTACGTACTTTCTGAATACTACTATTTCTACTCCGACACAGACTCGAGATCCATGTATCAAAATTATTTCTACCAATCACCAACCTCTTCCTATACCAAACCATCATCAATTTTCTTTTTCTTTTTTCTAATTCTTATTACTTCTTAGCTAGATTCATCGAAGATTATCAACTTTTCTTTCACGAGTTTTCTTCCTTGATTTTTGCTCGACTTTCTGTTTTATGTTTTCTATCTTGTTTCTTGCTGCTACGTACTTCTTTTGTTTTGCTGGACGTACTTGTTTTTATTTGATTTTCACTATATCTAAAGCCTTTATTAGGTGTGTATGTATTCCAGGCCGATCGAGTTCCTTGCTGTGCCAGAGGCTTAGATATTTTCGCAGAAACGTACACCATCTAAATCATATAATAGTTGCGCCTATGGTTCCAGCCCTCGATACTTCCTAATTAATCTGAATTGTCTCACTTGCATATGGTTGTTGGTGCACGACATTCAAACTCTACTGGCTTTTCTAACGTACGTACAACAGCTATTCGCCACCGTGTTTAAACTTCTAAGGCGGGGCGATTAAGCGAGGGCAGCGCAATGCATGTTCATCAGTTCTGTAGTACGTAGTCAAATACTTCGCCGTCTCTATATATCTTTCTGTAATCGATTGCTAAATGATTTCAGTGGTAACTAACAAAATACAAGGAGAGTGTTTGAATCATAAAAAGGGGACCATATATACCCACTAGTGTCTCTGTCTCTTTATAACGTCGATGATATAATAGCTATGTCTGATTCTCTTGTGATGCAACTTCGTCATGCATTCTTTCCAGTACTGTTCTACTCGATCGATCACTCCCATTTAATTTCCTACTGGTATTTGTCTGGTACTTTTGTCTATGCATCATTGATCATTGTTCATGCTTATAGGTTGGTGTGTACCAGCAGCTTCACTTAAGCGTAGTCCCGCTTACCAATTTGATGAACAGGTTACGGCAATCATACATCACACCCTTCTGTATTAAACCACTGAAAAATCTTTGCCTATATGCGTCATCTTCATTCTTATATATGCTAGTTAGTACTCACAACTCAATTTAAAGGGGGTCCTCCTTACCAATTTGTTTGAACAAGCTAGTTACGTGCATCACACCGTTGTGTATTAAACTACTGAGAAATCTTTGTCTATGCATCATGTTCAATTGAAAAATCTTTGTCTATGCATCATGTTCAATTGTTCGTTTTTATAGGCTTTTCTTTTTCTTTTTCTTTTTTGATGAAATAGGCTCGTTTTTCTAGGCTTGTTATGTACTCACAACTTCACGTAAGGGTACTCTTGCTTACCAATTTGTTGAACATGCATGTTACGTGCATCACATCGTTGTGTATACATCTACCGAAAAATCTTTGTCTATGCGTCATGTTCGATCATGTTTATAGGCTGGCCAACACTCGCAACTTCACCTAATAAGGTACCCTCTAGCTTATTAATTTAGGTTCTAAAACCAAAATCATCTGATAATACTCATAATAGAGATAGAGTGTGACCGAAATTCTTACAAATTTGTATGCATTGTCTTTGTTTCTTCATATGAGAATATATTCTCAATACACCCCGTTCTAATAAAGTAATCTAAGTTTCGAAACTAAAACCAATTTATAGCTAGTGAATGGAGTAACTCAAATCCTAATGTCTTCTTTTTCTAATAGTATCTACATTTCCAACAGTGACCCAATTTAGTTTAGGATTTTGGTTCTTTTGGACATGTTCGCAAATGGAAGAAGCTGTCGATGTCTTGGAGTCGTGGACCATCCAATTACAAAACCCACGTTTTCATATCACTCCCTCTCGTGCTAGCTCTTAACTATCAACTACCTCTCTCAGATTTTCATTTACCACTAGCTCCCTCGAGCGAGTGAGCAACGCATTTCATTTTCCATCTTTTTCTTCTTCTTCTTCTTCTTCTTCTTCTTCTAGCTTCTACTTTCTGGGCGCGACTGTGATGATTAGTTTGGTTCATTAAGTGTGATGTGACTAGTGCAAAGGGTGGCAGGTTGATAGTTTCTTTTGGGGTGGCCCTTGGGTGTACTAATGATCGATCGATCAGAGCAGAGCCCTATCGATCTGCTGTGTCCTACAAAGAAACAGAACCCAGGCAACTTCTTTTAAACATCAGAAAAGCTAGGCTGTAGTTTCCCGAGCCTCAGTTGTATCAGTATATATATCTTGAGCGTTGATTTCAGCCACACGATGCATTCAAAATATGGTGTATATATTCTTCTGGTTAATTTAATTTTACTGGCACTTGGATGCTAATCAAAATTTCCCAGTAGCATGCAGACAGTCTTCTGAAACTTAATTTGAATGTTCTGGTTGTTTGAGTACGTACCAGTTCTTTAGGGTTTAACCTGATCGATCACGTCTTTTGTCTTCTCTCCGTCACGGTTAGAATGAAAATGTTTTCGATCGACCATGCAAATTAAACTAAAGGAATAAGAGCCATCATCAAAGATTTCATATATTGCCCTACCAAGTCTGAAATGTCACAATTCATTTGATTTTGTGGCCAGATTTGATTGTCTCCGGCCTGATGGCCACCGGTCAGGCGGTCACCACTAATATTGTCTCATCCACGGCTATTTATTATCAAGTTCAACTGTATAGGCCGGCCAATGCTGTTGCAGCAATTTGAATCGATCAATACATTAGTCTCATTTATATATAAGAAAACTTATATATGTTTCTCAAATAACCACTACTAGAAAAATATCTATTAGCTACCCTCTTTTTGGATACACTTTTTTAACTGTATCATTTGAGTATAGCAAATGACACTCTTTTAAATTTTTAGTATTCTTTACATTACAGAAACTGATAACCGTATCCAAAGAAAAAAAAATAGTCAATAAGATAATTTAATATAGTTATTTATCCAGTGCTAAAAAGAATATCAAATTTATGTTTTATACTAAATATTCAAATAAGTATATTATATAGATACGGTTAAGGGTGTGAAGTAATATTATCTGATAATTTATTAACTTTTTAAATTTATAATTTATTCATCATTTTCTTTCAAAACTAAAAAGAATAATAATATGAGATTTTACATACGGATATCCGTTTTATTGAAAGAAAAAATAAAATTAACATATTTTCCATAACTTTTGATTTTGAACTACTCTTTTGAATTAGAACGAAAATATAATATTTATAAATATTAAATCATTAATTAACACCATTCATCATAGCAGGCAATTAATATTTGTCATTTNNNNNNNNNNNNNNNNNNNNNNNNNNNNNNNNNNNNNNNNNNNNNNNNNNNNNNNNNNNNNNNNNNNNNNNNNNNNNNNNNNNNNNNNNNNNNNNNNNNNNNNNNNNNNNNNNNNNNNNNNNNNNNNNNNNNNNNNNNNNNNNNNNNNNNNNNNNNNNNNNNNNNNNNNNNNNNNNNNNNNNNNNNNNNNNNNNNNNNNNNNNNNNNNNNNNNNNNNNNNNNNNNNNNNNNNNNNNNNNNNNNNNNNNNNNNNNNNNNNNNNNNNNNNNNNNNNNNNNNNNNNNNNNNNNNNNNNNNNNNNNNNNNNNNNNNNNNNNNNNNNNNNNNNNNNNNNNNNNNNNNNNNNNNNNNNNNNNNNNNNNNNNNNNNNNNNNNNNNNNNNNNNNNNNNNNNNNNNNNNNNNNNNNNNNNNNNNNNNNNNNNNNNNNNNNNNNNNNNNNNNNNNNNNNNNNNNNNNNNNNNNNNNNNNNNNNNNNNNNNNNNNNNNNNNNNNNNNNNNNNNNNNNNNNNNNNNNNNNNNNNNNNNNNNNNNNNNNTTTAACCAAGACTTGTATTTATTTTTATTGGATTGAAGTATGAAACTTATTTATTTTGGTATTTGATTTTAATTCATACTTTTATATAATTGTATTTCGTATTTAAAAAAAAAAAATTTAATTTAATACATAATTGTTAACGGGTACGGGTACGGGTATGGAAACGTAATCCCCAAAGGGTACGGGTACGGGGAATCTCCATTATCTAATTACGGGTACGGGGATGAAAAATGTAAAAAGGTATGGGTACGGTATTTTGATCCCCGTACCCTACCCTACCCATTGCCATCCCTACGGTGGAACTCTGGTGCCGCTAGCTAGTTCAAACGAAAATAAAATTATATAAAAATAAATAAATATATTTTGACTGAAATAATACAATTAATCTTAAATAATGAAACAAATATAAGAAAAATATAAAAGAGGAAAATGTTAATTAAGGTGGGCCCCACTGAAATAGAAATTAAAAGAAAATTATGAGAGAGAAAAATAAATAAATAGAACATTTAAAATAAATTGAAAAACTGAGATACCAAAGTTAAAAGCGTGGCTTTTGTTCAGTAGAGACTGCAACAGAAAATACCCTTCTTTATTCCGTGGCTGCACTGTACCAATAACTTTTAGATACGCTTATCCATATATTCTAGAGCAAAAGATACAGAAAAAAGAAAGTACCCTATGAGGC of the Fragaria vesca subsp. vesca linkage group LG6, FraVesHawaii_1.0, whole genome shotgun sequence genome contains:
- the LOC101310631 gene encoding transcription repressor MYB5-like — its product is MGRSSRFEKEDMKKGVWTAREDQILIDYVKKHGEGKWGKISRETGLRRCGKSVRLRWLNYLRPGIKRGNIAEDEEELIIRLHKLLGNRWSLIAGRIPGRTDNEIKNYWNSTLRRKLQQQNHSNETKENSLSPRRSGGAAEEDEPEKDEPHSTTNNGGVGGGGGMIKPTSLYCFTNHSVREEDIQRYHLGSTSTTTCTANNTTLFPGGPTVEAEAKKTDIELAGDDLSDDVMWNDFIMDLNEGQLDISEFLQTDFPKLCESESPMNVDVGGCSTTNHELPNNWEGGRSLVAATAAAESCLP